A single genomic interval of Helianthus annuus cultivar XRQ/B chromosome 6, HanXRQr2.0-SUNRISE, whole genome shotgun sequence harbors:
- the LOC110944813 gene encoding uncharacterized protein LOC110944813 produces MLSAEYWEFVTPSKYETLTEIINTAREREIEFKKQIERGERRVVDVNPSPTKKARTTESVKKTDAKGGSPSCKVCGKGHKGECRFKDKPCPICGKTGHTASLCPGKVSVCYKCYQPGHKKSECPDLVEKKDTKESPTETQKAKARSFQLTVAEAKTEPDVVSGCKLSIDDEEYSIDLISMSMGEFQVVVGMDWLSRHHAKVVCFYKEIKLTSSSGKHVTIYGEKGGNPVICSMLKAHKLMRHRCRAFMIYTNEPGKEPPKIGDVPVVRDFEDVFPEDLPGIPPEWEVVFGIELVPGAKPVAKEPY; encoded by the exons atgttAAGCGCTGAATATTGGGAGTTTGTGACTCCTTCCAAGTATGAGACGCTCACCGAGATCATAAACACGGCTCGGGAAAGAGAAATTGAATTTAAAAAGCAAATTGAACGAGGTGAACGAAGGGTAGTGGATGTTAACCCAAGCCCTACAAAGAAGGCTCGAACGACTGAGTCGGTAAAGAAGACGGATGCGAAGGGTGGGTCACCGAGTTGCAAAGTATGTGGAAAAGGGCACAAGGGTGAGTGCCGCTTCAAAGACAAACCGTGTCCCATATGCGGGAAGACGGGGCACACCGCGTCATTATGTCCGGGAAAGGTCTCTGTTTGCTACAAGTGTTACCAACCGGGCCATAAGAAGTCTGAATGCCCGGACTTGGTTGAGAAGAAAGACACCAAAGAATCTCCAACAGAAACTCAGAAGGCGAAGGCCAGGTCCTTCCAACTAACAGTGGCTGAAGCAAAaacagaacccgatgtggtctcag GTTGTAAGTTGAGCATCGATGACGAGGAATACTCGATAGATCTAATCTCGATGTCGATGGGTGAGTTTCAAGTAgttgttgggatggattggctatcccgacaCCATGCAAAGGTCGTGTGTTTCTATAAAGAGATAAAGTTAACATCTTCGAGCGGAAAACATGTTACCATCTATGGCGAGAAAGGAGGCAATCCTGTAATATGTTCAATGTTAAAAGCTCATAAGCTCATGAGGCACAGATGTAGAGCATTTATGATATACACGAATGAACCTGGGAAAGAACCGCCGAAGATTGGAGACGTACCGGTGGTACGTGATTTCGaagatgtgtttccggaagaCTTACCGGGAATACCGCCCGAATGGGAAGTAGTGTTCGGAATCGAATTGGTTCCAGGCGCGAAACCTGTAGCCAAGGAGCCGTACTAA